In Rhodamnia argentea isolate NSW1041297 chromosome 11, ASM2092103v1, whole genome shotgun sequence, one genomic interval encodes:
- the LOC125312836 gene encoding uncharacterized protein LOC125312836, whose product MADKAEIAALVEEKVKEQMKGLTEQMSLLMDMFKAQQQQQSSSSSQLEMVPPMRQGLRSDKAVEVDANETLPFENFIMIGTNAIAPNVTTPPMINTSQIPVAEPSNDESAKLLAKLDRRLREVEGSHHLPPIDFSIYAKVQVPEKFKMPDFEKYEGTSNPIQHIRMYQSLMYKYISNGPFMVQTFQASLKDAAMRWYIDFKINQMENWEEAANAFVKHFRFNLDITVSGEDLEQAEMKKGENLKRYATRWRNITSQLRPEPPERELMRLFVSTLPQAMRSRLVGTAAQSFDQLVIMGEDIEIAMKRGWLGDNSSASKRPPVKKEPTK is encoded by the coding sequence atggccgacaaagCTGAAATTGCGGCGCTTGTTGAAGAAAAGGTGAAGGAACAAATGAAAGGACTAACCGAACAAATGTCCTTGCTGATGGACATGTTCAAAGCCCAACAGCAGCAACAATCCAGTTCAAGTTCCCAATTGGAGATGGTTCCGCCGATGCGTCAAGGCCTTCGTTCTGATAAAGCTGTGGAAGTGGACGCCAACGAGACGTTACCCTTCGAGAATTTTATCATGATCGGAACTAATGCCATTGCACCTAATGTGACCACACCCCCTATGATTAATACTTCCCAGATTCCCGTGGCTGAACcatcaaatgatgaaagtgCAAAGCTATTGGCCAAGCTTGATCGGAGGCTTCGCGAGGTAGAGGGCTCGCACCACCTGCCTCCTATTGACTTCTCCATTTATGCTAAGGTGCAagtgccggaaaagttcaaaatgccagATTTTGAGAAGTATGAGGGTACCTCCAACCCTATCCAGCATATTCGGATGTACCAATCATTGATGTATAAGTACATATCCAATGGCCCCTTCATGGTCCAAACTTTTCAAGCTAGTCTCAAGGATGCAGCAATGAGATGGTACATTGACTTTAAAATTAACCAGATGGAGAACTGGGAAGAGGCGGCCAATGCTTTTGTCAAGCATTTTAGATTCAACCTGGATATTACAGTTTCCGGGGAAGACCTTGAGCAAGCCGAgatgaaaaagggagagaatctCAAGCGGTATGCCACTAGATGGAGGAATATCACATCTCAACTAAGGCCTGAACCTCCGGAGCGTGAGCTAATGAGGCTATTTGTGTCTACTCTTCCCCAAGCTATGAGATCACGATTGGTAGGAACCGCAGCCCAATCTTTCGATCAACTCGTTATAATGGGTGAAGATATTGAGATTGCTATGAAGAGGGGATGGCTCGGTGATAATAGTTCAGCAAGCAAGCGTCCTCCAGTAAAGAAAGAACCGACAAAGTGA
- the LOC115739379 gene encoding uncharacterized protein LOC115739379, with amino-acid sequence MPCPQPERNAHWSEPKVRQENAHPYTPTLNLLQPPIEPPPSLQTISSPNLRPGKAKMENENENENHSISCLVSPFELIRNCDLPPPQKLFPGIDDPAAMGLGDEKRGPRPHPGDGRLELLRALRLSQTRAREAEERSAEAAAERDAVATALIGEAARSAAYRRWVRVLELEVAALRSRTRRREREEGDSAEEEERRASMAWMVALAIPLGIAGIGLALASRYLI; translated from the exons ATGCCTTGCCCGCAACCGGAACGAAACGCCCATTGGTCGGAACCAAAAGTTAGGCAAGAAAATGCCCACCCCTACACCCCCACCCTCAATCTTCTCCAACCACCGATCGAACCCCCTCCTTCCCTACAAACCATCTCCAGCCCTAACCTTCGACCGGGCAAAGCGAAGATGGAGAACGAGAACGAGAACGAGAACCACTCGATCTCGTGCCTCGTTTCTCCGTTCGAGCTCATCCGCAACTGCGACCTCCCTCCCCCGCAGAAGCTCTTCCCCGGGATCGACGACCCGGCGGCGATGGGGCTAGGGGACGAGAAGCGGGGGCCCCGGCCTCACCCGGGGGACGGGAGGCTGGAGCTCCTCAGGGCGCTGCGGCTGTCGCAGACGCGCGCGAGGGAGGCGGAGGAGAGGAGCGCGGAGGCGGCGGCCGAGAGGGACGCCGTCGCGACCGCCCTGATCGGGGAGGCGGCGAGGTCGGCGGCGTATCGGCGGTGGGTGAGGGTGCTCGAGCTCGAAGTGGCGGCGTTGAGGTCGAGAACGAGGCGGCGG gagagggaggagggagactccgcggaggaggaggagcggcgGGCTTCAATGGCGTGGATGGTGGCTTTAGCCATCCCCCTGGGGATTGCTGGTATAGGACTGGCTTTGGCTTCTAGATATCTAATTTAa
- the LOC115732308 gene encoding uncharacterized protein LOC115732308: MGGSDAGSECPKHPNHEKLPGVCSSCLRERLSQLFAASETSAYSSATFAASASLDSSSSSWRFSSASSSFYHSPPRHRGGGGGGRRHQRNASEAIGSVFLAVSIGGGGGDRDGRGLRKSRSVAVVPEKKRGFWRRLLLLKGGRSRKEDGSGLRRPRPVKEIL, encoded by the coding sequence ATGGGTGGTTCGGACGCAGGTTCGGAGTGCCCGAAGCATCCGAACCACGAGAAGCTCCCCGGAGTGTGCTCGTCGTGCCTCAGAGAGAGGCTGTCCCAGCTCTTCGCCGCCTCCGAGACGAGCGCCTACTCTTCCGCGACCTTCGCCGCCTCGGCTTCCctcgactcctcctcctcctcctggcgCTTCTCCTCCGCGTCCTCTTCCTTCTACCACTCGCCCCCGCGGCatcgcggcggcggcgggggaggGCGACGCCACCAGAGGAACGCGTCGGAGGCGATCGGGTCCGTCTTCCTCGCGGTGAGcatcggcggcggcgggggggaTCGCGACGGCCGGGGGCTGAGGAAGAGCAGATCGGTCGCGGTCGTGCCGGAGAAGAAGCGAGGGTTTTGGAGGCGGCTGCTGCTCTTGAAAGGAGGGAGGAGCCGGAAGGAGGACGGGTCGGGGCTCCGTCGCCCGAGGCCGGTGAAGGAGATTTTGTAA